A single region of the Nicotiana sylvestris chromosome 6, ASM39365v2, whole genome shotgun sequence genome encodes:
- the LOC104226299 gene encoding auxin-responsive protein IAA14-like yields the protein MEVIGRKMDLNLKETELCLGLPGGGGELRAAHPADHNNIDSITKKRGFSETVDLKLNLQSNLDLSKEKIKNPSKETCNKDSAKPPAKTQVVGWPPVRSYRKNIMAQKGGSICEESENSKGGICSSAAFVKVSMDGAPYLRKVDLKMYKSYQQLSDALANMFSSFTMGNYGAQGMIDFMNERKLMDLLNSSDYVPTYEDKDGDWMLVGDVPWQMFVDSCKRLRIMKGSEAIGLAPRAMEKCKSRN from the exons ATGGAAGTAATTGGCCGGAAAATGGACTTGAATCTCAAGGAAACTGAGCTATGTTTGGGGCTGCCTGGTGGCGGTGGAGAATTAAGAGCAGCTCATCCTGCTGATCACAATAATATTGACTCCATCACTAAAAAAAGAGGATTTTCTGAGACTGTTGATCTGAAACTCAACCTTCAATCCAATTTGGATCTGAGTAAGGAGAAAATAAAGAATCCTTCTAAGGAAACTTGCAACAAGGACTCAGCCAAGCCACCAGCTAA GACACAAGTGGTGGGATGGCCACCAGTGAGATCATACAGGAAGAACATAATGGCACAAAAAGGCGGCAGCATTTGTGAAGAAAGTGAGAATTCAAAGGGAGGAATATGCAGCAGTGCAGCATTTGTGAAGGTGTCCATGGATGGTGCACCTTACCTTCGAAAGGTAGACTTGAAGATGTACAAAAGCTACCAACAACTCTCTGATGCTTTGGCCAACATGTTTAGCTCCTTTACTATGG GTAATTATGGGGCCCAAGGAATGATAGATTTTATGAATGAGAGGAAACTGATGGATCTCCTCAACAGTTCTGACTATGTACCTACCTATGAAGATAAGGATGGGGACTGGATGCTCGTGGGAGATGTACCTTGGCA GATGTTTGTTGATTCATGCAAGCGTTTGCGCATAATGAAAGGATCCGAAGCTATTGGACTTG CACCAAGAGCCATGGAGAAATGCAAGAGCAGGAACTGA